TAAGAATTTGCCCATGAGCCTATCATCCCAACCCCAGCAAGCCACAGAAGCCAGTCTAGAAGCCATGCGGAAATTTTCCGAAAAATATGCGGAAAACACCGGCACGTACTTTTGTTCTGACCTGAGCATCACGGCTGTCGTCATCGAAGGACTCGCCAAACACAAAGACGAACTCGGCGCTCCCCTCTGTCCCTGTCGTCACTACGAAGACAAAGAAGCCGAAGCCAAAGCCGCCTACTGGAACTGCCCCTGCGTCCCCATGCGCGAGCGCAAAGAATGCCACTGTATGCTCTTCCTCACCGAAGACAATCCCTTTGTCGGCACAGAAAGAGCCATCAGCATCGATCAAATTCGAGGCACAACCGACTCCGTAAGCGCATCCTAAGCTCATCAAGGAAAATCACCCAGCCTTGTCCCCCTAGTTACTAGAGAACACCCACCATGTCCACTAGCGTCAAAACCCTAGTCAACCAACCCTACAAATACGGTTTCATCACCGACATCGAAACCGACAAAATCCCCAACGGCTTAAGCGAAGACGTAGTACGCCTGATTTCCGCCAAGAAAAACGAACCGGAATTCATGCTCAACTTCCGACTCAAAGCCTACCGTCGATGGCTAGAAATGAAAGAACCCAACTGGCCCCATCTTCAATATCCCCCCATCGACTACCAAAACATCAGCTATTATTCTGCCCCCAAACAGCAGGATAAAAAGAAAAGTCTCGATGAAGTTGACCCCGCTCTTCTAGAAACCTTCGACAAGCTCGGTATTCCCCTTTCCGAACAAAAACGGCTCTCCAACGTAGCCGTCGATGCCGTATTTGATAGCGTTTCCATTGCCACCACTTTCCGGGAAAAACTAGCAGAAGAAGGGGTGATTTTCTGCTCCATTTCCGAAGCCGTCCATGACTATCCCGAACTGGTAGAAAAATACCTCGGTAGTGTTGTTCCGGTCGGCGATAATTACTTTGCCGCTCTCAACAGCGCCGTATTTAGTGATGGTTCCTTCGTATTTATCCCCAAAAATACTCAATGCCCCATGGAACTGTCCACCTATTTCCGGATTAATAGTGGTGATACCGGACAATTTGAGCGCACCTTAATTGTGGCCGAGGAAGGCTCACAAGTTTCCTACCTGGAAGGCTGCACGGCTCCCATGTACGACACCAACCAACTACACGCGGCCGTCGTAGAATTAG
This portion of the Roseofilum capinflatum BLCC-M114 genome encodes:
- a CDS encoding ferredoxin-thioredoxin reductase catalytic domain-containing protein, whose amino-acid sequence is MSLSSQPQQATEASLEAMRKFSEKYAENTGTYFCSDLSITAVVIEGLAKHKDELGAPLCPCRHYEDKEAEAKAAYWNCPCVPMRERKECHCMLFLTEDNPFVGTERAISIDQIRGTTDSVSAS
- the sufB gene encoding Fe-S cluster assembly protein SufB — translated: MSTSVKTLVNQPYKYGFITDIETDKIPNGLSEDVVRLISAKKNEPEFMLNFRLKAYRRWLEMKEPNWPHLQYPPIDYQNISYYSAPKQQDKKKSLDEVDPALLETFDKLGIPLSEQKRLSNVAVDAVFDSVSIATTFREKLAEEGVIFCSISEAVHDYPELVEKYLGSVVPVGDNYFAALNSAVFSDGSFVFIPKNTQCPMELSTYFRINSGDTGQFERTLIVAEEGSQVSYLEGCTAPMYDTNQLHAAVVELVALDNADIKYSTVQNWYAGDENGKGGIYNFVTKRGLCKGVNSKISWTQVETGSAITWKYPSCVLVGDNSVGEFYSVALTNNKQQADTGTKMVHVGKNTRSRIISKGISAGGSANSYRGLVKVNAKAEGARNYSQCDSMLIGDNAEANTFPYIQVQNNSGKVEHEASTSKIGEDQLFYFAQRGISAEDAVSMMISGFCKDVFNQLPMEFAVEADKLLSLKLEGTVG